From one Gemmatimonadota bacterium genomic stretch:
- the mnhG gene encoding monovalent cation/H(+) antiporter subunit G has translation MTIIDILSWICLIPGCILCMIGGLGLLRLPDFYSRMHGGGITDTLGAGLVLIGLMFQGGLTTVTVKLVMILVILLITSPTSTHAVGKAAFTSGLKPFLSDPDNKGKNEHD, from the coding sequence ATGACGATTATCGATATATTGAGCTGGATTTGCCTCATCCCGGGATGTATTCTGTGCATGATAGGCGGCCTGGGGCTGTTGCGCTTACCCGATTTTTACAGCCGCATGCACGGCGGTGGCATTACCGACACACTGGGGGCGGGCCTCGTTCTCATAGGATTGATGTTTCAGGGCGGCCTGACAACGGTCACAGTAAAACTGGTGATGATTCTGGTGATATTACTCATCACCAGCCCCACATCGACCCACGCGGTAGGCAAAGCGGCATTTACGTCGGGCCTCAAGCCTTTTTTAAGCGACCCCGACAACAAAGGGAAAAATGAGCATGACTGA